One segment of Megachile rotundata isolate GNS110a chromosome 6, iyMegRotu1, whole genome shotgun sequence DNA contains the following:
- the LOC105662728 gene encoding COMM domain-containing protein 7, with amino-acid sequence MVKAISKIIDVSWRFGVTAASNESDNVGKSFFQLKLCMEENSKINNIFIEMTISEFYKFLHDLEKANNNLDLLL; translated from the exons ATGGTAAAAGCGATAAGTAAAATAATCGATGTTTCTTGGAGATTCGGTG TAACAGCAGCAAGTAATGAATCTGATAATGTGGGAAAATCATTTTTTCAACTTAAGCTATGTATGgaagaaaatagtaaaattaataatatttttatagaaatgacTATAAgtgaattttacaagtttttacatGATTTAGAAAAGGCAAACAATAATCTTGATTTGTTACTTTAA